One genomic window of Luteitalea pratensis includes the following:
- a CDS encoding cupin domain-containing protein, which yields MVSVDLGRRGFVEALAGFPLAGMAPVDQTSSPPVVKVAAGAGRLDDIITLPGGDRIHVKVATQESGGALFMTEQPIERRGSGPPRHYHEEQDEWFYCLAGEYVVEIGEQRFRLGPGDSILGPRRVPHAFVYDGAGPGRILIGFTPAGRIEQFFRELEKRGQYFGNGSPEDKELAHRLYGIVNVGPPLKL from the coding sequence ATGGTGAGCGTTGATCTTGGGCGCCGCGGGTTCGTCGAAGCGCTCGCCGGGTTTCCGCTCGCGGGGATGGCGCCAGTCGACCAGACGTCGAGTCCGCCCGTTGTGAAGGTGGCCGCCGGAGCCGGCCGGTTGGACGACATCATCACGCTGCCGGGCGGCGACAGGATTCACGTCAAGGTCGCGACCCAGGAGAGCGGTGGCGCGCTCTTCATGACCGAGCAGCCCATCGAGCGGCGTGGCTCCGGCCCACCAAGGCACTACCACGAAGAGCAGGACGAGTGGTTCTATTGCCTCGCCGGAGAATACGTCGTCGAGATCGGCGAGCAGCGGTTCCGGCTGGGGCCAGGCGATTCGATTCTCGGCCCGCGACGGGTTCCGCATGCGTTTGTCTATGACGGCGCGGGGCCGGGGCGGATCCTCATTGGATTCACACCCGCGGGGCGTATCGAGCAGTTCTTTCGTGAGCTCGAGAAGCGGGGCCAGTACTTCGGCAATGGCTCGCCGGAGGACAAGGAACTAGCGCACCGGCTGTATGGCATCGTGAATGTTGGACCGCCCTTGAAATTGTGA
- a CDS encoding alpha-L-rhamnosidase C-terminal domain-containing protein, which translates to MSCVCVVGWLVTGVGTAAAQFQAPQVFDKAPAALWVFPPGAAGNEFGVFHFRRVFELDARPSTFVVHVSADNRYRLFVNGEPVSSGPQRSDLMHWRYETVDLAPRLRAGRNVLAAVVWNWGDEKPVAQFSRQTAFLLQGNSPREAIVNSGPEWKVLRNEGYTWIPVPGPAIGGYYAAPPGEAIDARRYPWGWEHPDYPQDDWVAAQAGRGARARRTQLRAGNPFGEAGGWQLVPRSIPPMEESPVQFASVRRTEGVQANAGFLQGKSELIVPSRSRAVLLLDQGHLTNAFPVLETSGGAGSTVALVYAEALKDAKGNKGNRNGIEGKTIAGVRDEFRPDGGNRRRFQTLWFRTYRYVQLEITTGEEPLRVHDLHGIFVGYPFELAAQFSSDLAWLADMWAINWRGARLCAWETYFDTPYYEQLQYVGDTRIQALITLYMSNDDRLVRQAIEHFDFSRIPEGITASRYPSDLGQYIPTFSPIWVAMVHDFWMHRDAPDYVRGFLPGTRSVLAWFERQVDDTGLLGPISWWPYVDWAKEWGRGVPPGGSEGHSTVISLQFVYALDRAAELEQALGVPGLADHYRSLARKVRDAVRQRSWDQAKGLFRDTPGGTTYSQQANVMAVLTDAVAAGDQAALMERVLSDTTLTQSTYYFSYYQFEALRKAGLGDRYVEQLVPWRGMLDLGLTTVPETPEPTRSDSHAWSAHPNYGLLATVVGVRPAEPGFKRVRIEPHLGPLQRVEGRVPHPAGTISVTLARTAGGGLRGEVTLPQGLEGVFAWNGKQIAMRPGRQTVSF; encoded by the coding sequence TTGTCTTGTGTCTGCGTGGTCGGCTGGCTGGTCACGGGGGTGGGCACCGCCGCCGCCCAGTTCCAGGCGCCCCAGGTCTTCGACAAGGCGCCGGCCGCACTCTGGGTCTTCCCGCCAGGCGCAGCCGGCAACGAGTTCGGCGTCTTCCACTTCCGCCGGGTGTTCGAACTCGACGCCAGGCCGTCGACCTTCGTGGTCCACGTGTCTGCCGACAACCGCTACCGCTTGTTCGTGAACGGCGAACCCGTGTCGTCGGGACCGCAACGTTCCGACCTGATGCACTGGCGTTACGAGACCGTGGACCTGGCGCCACGACTTCGAGCGGGCCGCAATGTCCTCGCCGCCGTCGTATGGAACTGGGGCGACGAGAAACCTGTCGCCCAGTTCAGTCGCCAGACCGCTTTCCTGTTGCAGGGGAACAGCCCACGCGAGGCCATCGTGAACTCAGGCCCCGAGTGGAAGGTCCTGCGCAACGAGGGTTACACGTGGATCCCGGTGCCAGGCCCTGCGATCGGCGGCTACTACGCGGCACCGCCGGGCGAGGCCATCGACGCACGGCGTTATCCGTGGGGATGGGAACACCCCGACTACCCTCAGGATGACTGGGTGGCGGCGCAAGCCGGCAGAGGCGCGCGCGCCAGGCGCACCCAACTCCGAGCCGGGAACCCCTTCGGCGAGGCAGGCGGCTGGCAACTCGTGCCACGCTCGATTCCCCCGATGGAGGAGTCCCCGGTCCAGTTCGCCAGCGTGCGCCGAACCGAGGGCGTCCAGGCCAATGCCGGCTTCCTGCAGGGCAAGAGCGAACTGATCGTGCCGTCACGGTCGCGGGCAGTGCTCCTGCTGGACCAGGGACACCTGACCAACGCGTTCCCGGTGCTCGAGACGAGCGGCGGCGCCGGCAGTACCGTCGCGCTCGTGTACGCCGAGGCCCTCAAGGACGCGAAAGGCAACAAGGGGAACCGAAACGGGATCGAGGGCAAGACGATCGCCGGCGTTCGTGACGAGTTCCGACCCGACGGTGGGAATCGTCGTCGATTCCAGACACTGTGGTTCAGGACCTACCGCTATGTGCAGCTCGAGATCACAACGGGGGAAGAGCCTCTCCGTGTCCACGACCTGCACGGCATCTTCGTGGGCTATCCGTTCGAGCTGGCAGCCCAGTTCTCCAGCGATCTCGCCTGGCTTGCCGACATGTGGGCGATCAACTGGCGCGGCGCCCGGCTCTGCGCCTGGGAAACCTACTTCGACACGCCGTACTACGAACAACTGCAGTACGTCGGGGACACGCGCATCCAGGCGCTGATCACGCTCTACATGAGCAACGACGACCGCCTCGTGCGCCAGGCCATCGAGCACTTCGACTTCTCGCGGATTCCCGAGGGGATCACCGCCAGCCGCTACCCCTCCGATCTGGGTCAGTACATTCCGACGTTCTCGCCGATCTGGGTCGCGATGGTGCACGACTTCTGGATGCACCGCGACGCGCCCGATTACGTGCGCGGATTCCTGCCGGGAACGAGGTCGGTCCTTGCCTGGTTCGAACGACAGGTCGACGACACGGGCCTGCTCGGTCCGATCTCCTGGTGGCCCTACGTCGATTGGGCCAAGGAGTGGGGCCGCGGTGTTCCGCCCGGTGGCTCGGAGGGGCACTCGACGGTGATCTCGCTGCAATTCGTCTACGCCCTCGATCGCGCCGCCGAGTTGGAGCAGGCGCTGGGCGTGCCCGGGCTGGCCGACCATTACCGCAGCCTCGCTCGGAAGGTCCGCGACGCCGTGCGCCAGCGATCGTGGGATCAGGCCAAGGGGCTGTTCCGGGACACGCCGGGTGGCACCACGTACAGCCAGCAGGCGAACGTCATGGCCGTGCTCACTGACGCCGTGGCGGCTGGCGACCAGGCCGCGCTCATGGAGCGCGTGCTGTCGGACACGACGCTCACGCAATCGACCTACTACTTCAGCTACTACCAGTTCGAGGCGCTCAGGAAGGCGGGACTCGGTGACCGTTACGTCGAGCAACTCGTGCCCTGGCGCGGGATGCTGGACCTCGGCCTGACCACGGTTCCCGAGACGCCAGAACCGACGCGCTCCGACTCGCACGCATGGAGCGCGCACCCCAACTATGGCCTCCTGGCCACTGTCGTCGGTGTACGGCCGGCGGAGCCCGGATTCAAGAGAGTGCGCATCGAGCCCCACCTCGGCCCACTGCAGCGCGTCGAGGGACGCGTGCCCCATCCTGCTGGGACAATCTCCGTGACGCTGGCCCGGACCGCGGGTGGTGGTCTGCGCGGTGAGGTGACCCTCCCGCAGGGGCTCGAGGGTGTCTTTGCATGGAACGGAAAGCAGATCGCCATGCGGCCCGGTCGGCAGACGGTGTCGTTCTGA
- a CDS encoding DUF1835 domain-containing protein: protein MPGTSDPYASFRLNLEQQRKRAKDLLRAVRAGDAAARRRLADAVALPGPDAATIKLADAQFAIARELGFRAWRDLRTHVMAQAAAREAITQPGPAVDADMPTLHVRCGSDIKGALEAARFSGDFLAVWDSFPVGPVTDAPDWIAQRARFHADTGTVRDVGYDAFLAELTDADRRLAASAKSYPRVVIWTEHDSHDQLSLIRCLAHYARTGPPSVLELIAVNHFPGSQRFIGLGQLPPEAMWLLWNRREVIDAERLSVGAAAWAALTSGDPRALAAIARTRTPALPHLAPAVHRHLQELPSSVNGLSLTQSLLLQILAREPASVGDLWRVSQGKLEPMPFLGDTMFLHILDQMARGHPAVYERSVIDPAGPFSDRLAITQTGREVLQGVTDWLSLRPPPRWLGGVRIDPSTPNWRWDEARQEVTMA from the coding sequence ATGCCCGGCACGTCCGATCCGTACGCCTCCTTCCGGCTCAATCTGGAACAGCAACGTAAGCGCGCGAAGGATCTGCTCCGCGCGGTCCGCGCGGGCGATGCGGCGGCGCGCCGGCGTCTCGCTGACGCTGTCGCACTCCCGGGGCCAGATGCCGCGACGATCAAACTCGCGGATGCACAGTTTGCGATCGCGCGTGAGCTCGGGTTCAGGGCGTGGCGTGACCTCCGAACTCATGTGATGGCGCAGGCCGCTGCGCGTGAGGCGATCACTCAGCCTGGCCCCGCCGTTGACGCCGACATGCCGACGCTGCACGTTCGCTGCGGATCGGACATCAAAGGAGCGCTCGAGGCGGCGAGATTCAGCGGTGACTTCCTCGCCGTGTGGGACTCGTTCCCCGTCGGGCCCGTGACGGACGCACCAGACTGGATTGCACAGCGCGCGCGCTTTCACGCCGATACCGGTACTGTCCGCGATGTAGGTTACGACGCATTTCTCGCGGAGCTCACGGACGCAGACCGTCGGCTCGCGGCATCCGCCAAGAGCTATCCGCGCGTAGTCATCTGGACCGAGCATGACAGCCACGACCAACTCTCGCTCATCCGCTGCCTCGCACATTACGCGCGAACGGGGCCGCCGAGTGTCCTCGAGCTGATCGCAGTAAACCACTTTCCCGGCTCACAGCGTTTCATCGGACTCGGCCAACTCCCGCCCGAAGCGATGTGGCTGCTCTGGAATCGGCGCGAAGTCATCGATGCTGAACGGCTGTCAGTCGGCGCCGCAGCGTGGGCGGCGTTGACATCGGGGGATCCCCGCGCCCTTGCGGCCATCGCTCGCACGCGAACGCCGGCACTGCCGCATCTCGCACCGGCCGTGCATCGCCACCTGCAGGAGCTTCCGTCGTCGGTGAACGGCCTCAGCCTGACGCAATCCTTGCTCTTACAGATATTGGCCAGGGAGCCCGCCAGCGTTGGCGACCTGTGGCGAGTGTCCCAGGGGAAACTGGAGCCGATGCCTTTTCTCGGCGACACGATGTTTCTGCACATCCTCGACCAAATGGCACGTGGCCACCCGGCCGTCTACGAACGGTCGGTGATCGATCCGGCGGGTCCGTTCAGCGATCGCCTTGCCATTACCCAGACTGGCCGTGAGGTGCTCCAGGGCGTGACCGACTGGCTCTCCTTGCGACCTCCCCCACGGTGGCTCGGCGGCGTGCGGATCGATCCGTCAACGCCGAACTGGCGCTGGGACGAGGCTCGACAGGAAGTTACGATGGCGTGA